One genomic region from Magallana gigas chromosome 3, xbMagGiga1.1, whole genome shotgun sequence encodes:
- the LOC105325336 gene encoding glutathione S-transferase kappa 1, producing MAAPMKKTVELFYDVVSPYTWIGFEVLCRYRTKWPNMDLQLKPFFLGGVMKESGNKPPAMVPNKGVYMIKDIQRLGKYYGIPLNQPKDFGSVMFGTLPVQRFLTAVDMAHPEYTEELSRQFWFRIWKNDEPVTDPQHYAEAAKKAGLCDDAIATALKRMKDQDVKDRLAQYTKQALDEGAFGSPWIVAHINGKKESIFGSDRFPILAMLLEEEWHGPLKELSKL from the exons ATGGCAGCCCCCATGAAGaaaactgttgaacttttttatgATGTAGTTTCACCCTATACGTGGATTGGATTTGAA GTGCTATGTCGATACAGAACAAAATGGCCAAACATGGACCTGCAGCTGAAACCATTCTTTCTTGGAGGAGTAATGAAGGAATCAG GAAACAAACCCCCAGCCATGGTTCCAAACAAAGGTGTTTATATGATAAAGGACATACAGAGATTGGGGAAATACTATGGAATTCCTCTGAACCAACCAAAG GACTTTGGCAGCGTGATGTTTGGGACTCTTCCTGTCCAGAGGTTTCTAACAGCTGTGGACATGGCCCATCCCGAGTACACCGAGGAACTCTCTCGGCAATTCTGGTTCCGAATTTGGAAAAAT GACGAACCAGTCACTGACCCCCAGCATTATGCAGAG GCTGCCAAAAAAGCAGGACTATGTGATGATGCCATAGCAACAGCACTTAAAAGAATGAAGGACCAAGATGTGAAGGACAGACTTGCTCAGTACACAAAACAGGCCCTGGATGAAGGG GCCTTTGGCAGTCCATGGATTGTGGCTCACATAAATGGGAAGAAAGAATCTATATTTGGATCAGACAGATTTCCAATATTAGCAATGTTATTag aagAAGAATGGCATGGCCCATTAAAGGAATTATCGAAGCTGTAA
- the LOC105325334 gene encoding uncharacterized protein isoform X1: MKQRKKHISTPRPRDQMRNPLIADGFLGNNCKKGNHGYDLDNEDVQGLFPRYSEWIVFVVTLVLRCNYVSQKDNWWVLHPDEIFQAMEVAYSELQGYGFRPYEFLPPASGPNVTSARMQESMLGMYAMRSFIYPRILTGAGYIALLLGYNSSLFVLWRMFHASITSCLPLSVYVFCKVVTGNHDLSMISCILVASSTHLWVFGTHTLLNSFLSPFVFLVIGYLIKFITAFSVENNINGNVQEMGNGIQHNNNNDYNIHTMNNCNGVHRCNKQVDTSNHESVQIGRNESRVCHVFVLGYFSGLFVYIRPDLLSLLICVLLPYMPRVLTHLKAMLSSIRIYICISGCVTGILTGVLEDFLSYGSFVVTPYQWISFNVFNGYAKRMFGTMPTLFYLQIFFGNNILLFLSVSILIVTIYTFNRTSAIHDFLRKTSLTFICMFLMYSLQGHKEARFLHDAFVLFYICCGLLLYILVQHLSSVVSLFSSKCLSQQVYLCFLLFCFISSQYQSVPNSTDNSVKDWTYEGKTDSHDVNVCLDFIGQQSDVTGVFMDRDIHMTGGYTVLRQNVPWFSLINTEFREFSKESRLAVWSFYGNREISITSQISNYVHIQNTPFLLKCLIRQKEYNYLVMKITRQFITRGYVEVFRYGTMHVLKRSFDSQEESYLEMVEKSITDNKNTTILKYEGQWLMSYGSYNLAENKFIKSAEINSDLQVYQFLVELYRRKGEPVKARDAFTACKQKFVEADCLKNARKITLFEHERISLK; encoded by the exons atgaaacagagGAAAAAACACATATCGACGCCAAGACCGAGGGATCAAATGAGAAATCCGCTCATAGCGGATGGGTTCTTGGggaataattgtaaaaaaggaAATCATGGATATGATTTGGATAATGAGGATGTACAAGGCTTATTTCCAAGGTATTCCGAGTGGATTGTTTTCGTGGTCACCCTGGTTTTGCGCTGTAATTATGTTTCGCAGAAAGACAATTGGTGGGTGCTGCATCCAGATGAAATCTTCCAGGCCATGGAAG TTGCTTACTCTGAGTTGCAAGGATATGGTTTCCGACCTTATGAATTTCTGCCTCCAGCGTCCGGACCTAATGTGACGTCAGCAAGAATGCAGGAGAGCATGTTGGGAATGTATGCAATGAGGTCCTTCATCTACCCGAGAATTTTGACTGGAGCGGGgtatattgctttgctgcttgGCTACAACAGTAGTCTCTTTgtg CTGTGGAGAATGTTCCATGCCAGTATAACGTCTTGCCTTCCGCTTTCTGTTTACGTCTTCTGCAAAGTTGTGACCGGAAACCATGATCTGTCCATGATCTCGTGTATTCTCGTTGCGTCATCAACGCACCTGTGGGTGTTTGGAACGCACACTTTACTGAACTCTTTCCTTTCCCCGTTTGTTTTTCTAGTCATTGGATATTTGATAAAGTTTATAACAGCGTTTTCCgttgaaaataatattaatggaaACGTTCAGGAGATGGGAAACGGAATTCaacacaacaacaacaatgaTTACAACATTCATACAATGAACAACTGCAATGGAGTTCATCGTTGCAATAAGCAAGTGGACACATCCAACCATGAATCTGTGCAAATAGGAAGAAACGAGAGTCGTGTTTGTCACGTGTTTGTTTTGGGATATTTTAGCGGATTGTTCGTTTACATACGACCAGATTTGTTAAGTCTTTTGATTTGTGTCTTGCTACCCTATATGCCCAGAGTTCTGACTCATCTAAAGGCAATGCTATCATCTATCaggatatatatttgtatatctGGTTGTGTAACTGGTATTTTAACGGGTGTTCTAGAGGATTTCTTGTCCTACGGAAGTTTTGTAGTGACGCCGTATCAATGGATATCATTCAATGTCTTCAATGGCTACGCAAAGCGCATGTTCGGCACGATGCCAACACTTTTTTATCTACAGATATTCTTTGGAAATAACATATTGCTATTCCTATCGGTGTCCATTCTTATTGTTacaatttatacatttaatagGACTTCAGCAATACATGATTTCCTAAGAAAAACTTCGTTAACTTTTATATGCATGTTTTTGATGTATTCATTACAAGGCCACAAAGAGGCAAGATTTTTACATGATgcgtttgttttattttatatctgttgtGGCCTATTACTGTACATATTAGTTCAACATTTGTCATCGGTGGTGTCCCTATTTTCAAGCAAATGTCTTTCACAGCAAGTCTATTTGTGTTtcttgttattttgttttatttctagtCAATACCAAAGCGTGCCAAACTCAACTGACAATTCAGTGAAAGATTGGACTTACGAGGGAAAGACAGACAGTCATGACGTTAACGTGTGCCTAGATTTCATTGGTCAACAAAGTGACGTCACGGGTGTGTTCATGGACAGGGATATTCACATGACTGGAGGATATACGGTTTTGAGGCAAAATGTTCCGTGGTTTTCCTTGATTAATACAGAGTTTAGGGAGTTCTCGAAAGAAAGTCGACTGGCTGTGTGGTCCTTCTATGGCAACAGAGAAATATCAATTACGTCACAAATATCGAATTACGTCCATATTCAAAACACTCCGTTTTTACTCAAATGTTTGATTAGGCAAAAAGAATACAATTATCTTGTGATGAAAATAACACGTCAGTTTATTACTCGAGGTTATGTAGAGGTTTTCAGGTATGGTACCATGCACGTGTTAAAGCGTTCGTTTGATTCCCAAGAAGAGAGCTATTTGGAAATGGTAGAGAAGAGCATAACGGacaataaaaatacaacaatattgaaatatgaaggaCAGTGGTTAATGTCATATGGAAGTTACAATCTCgctgaaaataaattcattaaatcagCTGAAATTAATTCGGATTTACAGGTCTATCAATTTCTAGTTGAGTTATACAGGAGAAAAGGTGAACCTGTGAAGGCCAGAGATGCATTCACAGCTTGCAAACAAAAATTTGTTGAAGCGGACTGCTTAAAAAATGCGAGGAAAATCACGTTGTTTGAACATGAGAGAATATCTTTGAAATAG
- the LOC105325334 gene encoding uncharacterized protein isoform X2: protein MQESMLGMYAMRSFIYPRILTGAGYIALLLGYNSSLFVLWRMFHASITSCLPLSVYVFCKVVTGNHDLSMISCILVASSTHLWVFGTHTLLNSFLSPFVFLVIGYLIKFITAFSVENNINGNVQEMGNGIQHNNNNDYNIHTMNNCNGVHRCNKQVDTSNHESVQIGRNESRVCHVFVLGYFSGLFVYIRPDLLSLLICVLLPYMPRVLTHLKAMLSSIRIYICISGCVTGILTGVLEDFLSYGSFVVTPYQWISFNVFNGYAKRMFGTMPTLFYLQIFFGNNILLFLSVSILIVTIYTFNRTSAIHDFLRKTSLTFICMFLMYSLQGHKEARFLHDAFVLFYICCGLLLYILVQHLSSVVSLFSSKCLSQQVYLCFLLFCFISSQYQSVPNSTDNSVKDWTYEGKTDSHDVNVCLDFIGQQSDVTGVFMDRDIHMTGGYTVLRQNVPWFSLINTEFREFSKESRLAVWSFYGNREISITSQISNYVHIQNTPFLLKCLIRQKEYNYLVMKITRQFITRGYVEVFRYGTMHVLKRSFDSQEESYLEMVEKSITDNKNTTILKYEGQWLMSYGSYNLAENKFIKSAEINSDLQVYQFLVELYRRKGEPVKARDAFTACKQKFVEADCLKNARKITLFEHERISLK from the exons ATGCAGGAGAGCATGTTGGGAATGTATGCAATGAGGTCCTTCATCTACCCGAGAATTTTGACTGGAGCGGGgtatattgctttgctgcttgGCTACAACAGTAGTCTCTTTgtg CTGTGGAGAATGTTCCATGCCAGTATAACGTCTTGCCTTCCGCTTTCTGTTTACGTCTTCTGCAAAGTTGTGACCGGAAACCATGATCTGTCCATGATCTCGTGTATTCTCGTTGCGTCATCAACGCACCTGTGGGTGTTTGGAACGCACACTTTACTGAACTCTTTCCTTTCCCCGTTTGTTTTTCTAGTCATTGGATATTTGATAAAGTTTATAACAGCGTTTTCCgttgaaaataatattaatggaaACGTTCAGGAGATGGGAAACGGAATTCaacacaacaacaacaatgaTTACAACATTCATACAATGAACAACTGCAATGGAGTTCATCGTTGCAATAAGCAAGTGGACACATCCAACCATGAATCTGTGCAAATAGGAAGAAACGAGAGTCGTGTTTGTCACGTGTTTGTTTTGGGATATTTTAGCGGATTGTTCGTTTACATACGACCAGATTTGTTAAGTCTTTTGATTTGTGTCTTGCTACCCTATATGCCCAGAGTTCTGACTCATCTAAAGGCAATGCTATCATCTATCaggatatatatttgtatatctGGTTGTGTAACTGGTATTTTAACGGGTGTTCTAGAGGATTTCTTGTCCTACGGAAGTTTTGTAGTGACGCCGTATCAATGGATATCATTCAATGTCTTCAATGGCTACGCAAAGCGCATGTTCGGCACGATGCCAACACTTTTTTATCTACAGATATTCTTTGGAAATAACATATTGCTATTCCTATCGGTGTCCATTCTTATTGTTacaatttatacatttaatagGACTTCAGCAATACATGATTTCCTAAGAAAAACTTCGTTAACTTTTATATGCATGTTTTTGATGTATTCATTACAAGGCCACAAAGAGGCAAGATTTTTACATGATgcgtttgttttattttatatctgttgtGGCCTATTACTGTACATATTAGTTCAACATTTGTCATCGGTGGTGTCCCTATTTTCAAGCAAATGTCTTTCACAGCAAGTCTATTTGTGTTtcttgttattttgttttatttctagtCAATACCAAAGCGTGCCAAACTCAACTGACAATTCAGTGAAAGATTGGACTTACGAGGGAAAGACAGACAGTCATGACGTTAACGTGTGCCTAGATTTCATTGGTCAACAAAGTGACGTCACGGGTGTGTTCATGGACAGGGATATTCACATGACTGGAGGATATACGGTTTTGAGGCAAAATGTTCCGTGGTTTTCCTTGATTAATACAGAGTTTAGGGAGTTCTCGAAAGAAAGTCGACTGGCTGTGTGGTCCTTCTATGGCAACAGAGAAATATCAATTACGTCACAAATATCGAATTACGTCCATATTCAAAACACTCCGTTTTTACTCAAATGTTTGATTAGGCAAAAAGAATACAATTATCTTGTGATGAAAATAACACGTCAGTTTATTACTCGAGGTTATGTAGAGGTTTTCAGGTATGGTACCATGCACGTGTTAAAGCGTTCGTTTGATTCCCAAGAAGAGAGCTATTTGGAAATGGTAGAGAAGAGCATAACGGacaataaaaatacaacaatattgaaatatgaaggaCAGTGGTTAATGTCATATGGAAGTTACAATCTCgctgaaaataaattcattaaatcagCTGAAATTAATTCGGATTTACAGGTCTATCAATTTCTAGTTGAGTTATACAGGAGAAAAGGTGAACCTGTGAAGGCCAGAGATGCATTCACAGCTTGCAAACAAAAATTTGTTGAAGCGGACTGCTTAAAAAATGCGAGGAAAATCACGTTGTTTGAACATGAGAGAATATCTTTGAAATAG
- the LOC105325335 gene encoding uncharacterized protein, which yields MAISHFVSLAVLCIAVVSVSAFNYPGGGYPGGGGGWYPGNDDWYPGGGNWYPGGGNWYPGGGSGGIGRNCQCRQYCFRGEYSQGYCGYSLLQQCCSRWGGGGGGKKGGYY from the exons ATGGCCATCTCTCACTTTGTTTCCCTAGCAGTACTCTGCATTGCTGTAGTCTCCG TTTCTGCCTTCAACTATCCTGGTGGTGGATATCCCGGAGGTGGAGGCGGGTGGTACCCAGGTAACGATGACTGGTACCCCGGCGGAGGAAACTGGTACCCTGGCGGTGGAAACTGGTACCCTGGAGGTGGAAGCGGTGGAATTGGCAGAAACTGTCAGTGCAGACAGTACTGTTTCCGTGGGGAATACAGCCAGGGCTACTGTGGATATAGTTTGTTGCAACAGTGCTGTTCACg atggggaggaggaggaggaggtaAAAAGGGAGGCTACTACTAG